The following are encoded together in the Candidatus Polarisedimenticolaceae bacterium genome:
- a CDS encoding DUF4010 domain-containing protein has translation MFETARPFLLSLALGLLIGIERERALSHRERHVALGARTFTLLALLGTIAAHVQAPALAAVLAAFVGALVLAAYLGGRGESGVGATTEVAAVATFALGYLAHRELALTAMLGVILAAVLAMKPRIHEFAREELTPSEVNAALAFLVIAFVVLPLLPNRPVDPWGLVNPFKLWLLFVLIAGMGFGGYIAVRWLGPGRGLATSGFFAGLVSSTAATLSFSTRARSEPALATSFATAIVLANVASAAAQLLVVALANPAMMTPATWVIGTPVAIGAFGAAAATTLLRRGGGATSSESPLEGMKSPLDLGEAARFAAGLGAFLLLASLAVKSAGPAGALVAAAIGGIADVHAVTLGVSTLAAAGSLEPGQALLSILVAFITNMVVKLGIVAWAGGRPLLVRVAPALVAMALGAVAAFVVVTR, from the coding sequence GTGTTCGAGACCGCACGGCCGTTCCTGCTTTCGCTCGCGCTCGGCCTTCTGATCGGAATCGAGCGCGAGCGCGCGCTCTCCCACCGCGAGCGGCACGTCGCGCTCGGTGCGCGGACCTTCACGCTCCTCGCGCTGCTCGGAACGATCGCGGCCCACGTCCAGGCCCCGGCGCTCGCGGCGGTGCTCGCCGCCTTCGTCGGGGCCCTCGTGCTCGCCGCCTATCTCGGCGGCCGGGGGGAGAGCGGCGTCGGCGCCACGACCGAGGTCGCCGCCGTCGCGACGTTCGCGCTCGGCTACCTCGCGCACCGCGAGCTCGCGTTGACGGCGATGCTCGGCGTCATCCTCGCCGCGGTCCTCGCGATGAAGCCGCGGATCCACGAGTTCGCGCGGGAGGAGCTGACCCCGAGCGAGGTGAACGCCGCGCTCGCCTTCCTCGTGATCGCCTTCGTCGTGTTGCCGCTGCTCCCGAACCGGCCGGTGGATCCGTGGGGGCTCGTCAACCCGTTCAAGTTGTGGCTCCTGTTCGTGCTGATCGCGGGGATGGGGTTCGGCGGGTACATCGCGGTGCGCTGGCTGGGCCCCGGTCGGGGGCTGGCGACGTCGGGGTTCTTCGCGGGACTCGTCTCCTCGACGGCGGCGACGTTGTCGTTCTCGACGCGCGCGCGCTCCGAGCCCGCGCTCGCCACGTCGTTCGCGACGGCGATCGTCCTCGCCAACGTCGCCTCGGCGGCGGCGCAGCTGCTCGTCGTCGCCCTCGCGAACCCGGCGATGATGACGCCGGCCACCTGGGTGATCGGCACCCCGGTCGCCATCGGCGCGTTCGGAGCGGCGGCGGCGACGACCCTGCTGCGCCGCGGGGGCGGGGCGACGTCGAGCGAGTCCCCGCTCGAGGGGATGAAAAGCCCCCTCGACCTGGGCGAGGCCGCGCGCTTCGCCGCCGGCCTGGGCGCCTTCCTGCTCCTCGCCTCGCTCGCGGTGAAGTCCGCCGGCCCCGCCGGCGCGCTCGTCGCCGCGGCGATCGGCGGCATCGCCGACGTGCACGCGGTGACGCTGGGCGTCTCGACGCTCGCGGCGGCGGGGAGTCTCGAGCCCGGGCAGGCGCTGCTGTCGATCCTCGTCGCGTTCATCACGAACATGGTCGTGAAGCTCGGGATCGTGGCGTGGGCGGGGGGAAGGCCGCTCCTCGTCCGGGTTGCGCCGGCGCTCGTCGCCATGGCGCTCG
- a CDS encoding PD-(D/E)XK nuclease family protein has translation MRVLAHLDPWTLETHLLDRLEEVKRADSLAPVLLIVPTRRLADHLARRIAERMGAAVGVEVLHHRALAGAILEAAGHTPPDAADPLLLEALLEEALRGLERASALAGFVLSRGGATTGLLGTLAELREAGIPPDALEPLARSDREREVAAIYRRFTALLEAARARGLADDAVRACAALPHARAYGARFRAIFHHGAYELVGMNLDLVRELDADGRVAFLLPAAPGRAVSAYAESFARRYLLREGERVEGLDLAWRSRLGSRLADLYDEGARPSPLDDDAWSIANAQGSRTELRWGLRSKAGVADGPAPRDVAITARTLAPFASAIDRALDDARFPCEGPPGRPLRADPHVGDLLALLRVVADDFPRPATAELLRSPRLAWDRLAPDAAPVPGTLAEGWSREASIPGGFEAWTRDLPAWAGTPRTHEDEGDDAVVERRDAARRIAAAVRALAAHVAAATRRSWSGHADAVEALVARVFEPGAARAVADLLAPVLGAARARERVLGQKAAIPARAFVLWLEEAAGVARAKAPDRPGGFLLADVMQLRGCTFEHVHLAGLQSGVWPRIPREDPYLPDAWRTILRESLGRPLSVKSEGDREEHLLLALALGSARTSLALSWTRADDDGKARVASPALREIARVLLGVPDAKALRRRARAVPSHPREQIRAFAEGTGFVTPDEERLLVALEGEGDAAGRAPLLARAPELAPHLEMLAATESFAPGDCRFDARVPAPTPRAWSVTSLERLGRCALQFFFADVLRARPLAEEPQPFASSLRETGERVHALLEGVYAQLDREGAFTRLDPDALAARGRTLLDDLWEPTFGAAAERTARSLPLLHAIETSSWRQALRRFVEEDLRTLAGASSVRLEHLLERTLDLGEDRVLVARGKLDRAVERDATRTVADYKTSGDLEARLDVEKMLTGERLQVPLYHLLAGRATVALLGVGPAYDADGSRPAPFAGFPESEQEAGFRETLRVLSDLPRAGVFPLREGRHCSWCEFRPACRKGHPPTASREELAADGTAYRAVSRKRKKKPLLRDVGEDES, from the coding sequence ATGCGAGTCCTCGCCCACCTCGATCCGTGGACGCTCGAAACGCACCTTCTCGATCGCCTCGAGGAGGTGAAGCGGGCGGACTCCCTTGCGCCGGTGCTCCTGATCGTCCCGACGCGGCGCCTCGCCGACCACCTCGCGCGGCGGATCGCGGAACGGATGGGGGCGGCGGTGGGAGTGGAGGTCCTCCATCACCGGGCGCTCGCGGGGGCGATCCTCGAGGCCGCGGGGCACACCCCTCCCGACGCGGCCGATCCGCTCCTGTTGGAGGCCCTCCTCGAGGAGGCGCTTCGCGGGTTGGAGCGCGCGAGCGCGCTCGCCGGGTTCGTCCTCTCGCGCGGCGGCGCGACCACGGGCCTGCTCGGCACCCTCGCCGAGCTGCGCGAGGCCGGGATCCCCCCCGACGCGCTCGAGCCCCTCGCGCGCTCGGACCGGGAGCGCGAGGTCGCGGCGATCTACCGACGGTTCACCGCGCTGCTCGAGGCCGCCAGGGCGCGCGGCCTCGCCGACGACGCCGTGCGCGCCTGCGCGGCGCTTCCCCACGCACGCGCGTACGGCGCGCGGTTCCGCGCGATCTTCCATCACGGCGCCTACGAGCTCGTCGGGATGAACCTCGACCTCGTGCGGGAGCTCGATGCCGACGGGCGCGTCGCGTTCCTGCTCCCCGCGGCGCCGGGGCGCGCGGTCTCCGCGTACGCCGAGTCGTTCGCGCGCCGGTACCTCCTCCGGGAGGGGGAGCGGGTCGAGGGCCTCGACCTCGCGTGGCGCTCCCGGCTGGGGTCCCGTCTCGCCGACCTCTACGACGAGGGGGCGCGACCCTCCCCGCTCGACGACGACGCCTGGTCGATCGCGAACGCCCAGGGGTCGCGAACCGAGCTGCGCTGGGGCCTGCGCTCGAAGGCCGGCGTCGCGGACGGTCCGGCTCCGCGGGACGTCGCGATCACCGCGCGCACGCTCGCGCCCTTCGCCTCCGCGATCGACCGGGCGCTCGACGACGCGCGCTTCCCCTGCGAAGGACCGCCGGGGCGGCCGTTGCGCGCCGACCCGCACGTCGGGGACCTCCTCGCGCTCCTGCGCGTCGTGGCCGACGACTTTCCTCGGCCGGCGACGGCGGAGCTCCTGCGCTCGCCGCGGCTGGCGTGGGACCGCCTCGCTCCCGACGCCGCGCCGGTGCCCGGAACCCTCGCGGAAGGTTGGAGCCGCGAGGCCAGCATCCCCGGCGGATTCGAGGCGTGGACGCGCGACCTCCCGGCGTGGGCCGGGACGCCGCGGACGCACGAGGACGAGGGGGACGACGCCGTCGTCGAACGCCGGGACGCGGCCCGGCGGATCGCCGCCGCCGTGCGCGCCCTCGCGGCCCATGTCGCGGCGGCCACCCGGAGGAGCTGGAGCGGGCACGCCGACGCCGTCGAGGCCCTCGTCGCGAGGGTCTTCGAGCCGGGCGCGGCGCGGGCGGTGGCCGACCTCCTCGCCCCCGTGCTCGGGGCGGCCCGCGCCCGTGAGCGCGTGCTCGGGCAGAAGGCGGCGATCCCGGCACGCGCGTTCGTCCTCTGGCTGGAAGAGGCGGCGGGCGTCGCCCGCGCGAAGGCTCCCGATCGACCCGGAGGCTTCCTTCTCGCCGACGTGATGCAGCTTCGCGGGTGCACGTTCGAGCACGTCCACCTCGCGGGACTCCAGTCCGGCGTCTGGCCGCGCATCCCGCGTGAGGACCCTTATCTCCCGGACGCCTGGCGCACGATCCTGCGGGAGTCGCTCGGACGGCCGCTCTCCGTGAAGTCCGAGGGGGATCGCGAGGAGCACCTGCTCCTCGCGCTGGCCCTGGGCTCGGCGCGCACGTCGTTGGCCCTTTCCTGGACGCGCGCCGACGACGACGGCAAGGCGCGGGTCGCCTCTCCCGCCCTGCGCGAGATCGCGCGCGTGTTGCTCGGCGTTCCGGACGCGAAGGCGCTTCGGCGCCGCGCGCGCGCGGTTCCCTCCCATCCTCGCGAGCAGATCCGCGCCTTCGCCGAGGGGACGGGATTCGTCACGCCCGACGAGGAGCGCCTGCTCGTCGCCCTCGAGGGCGAGGGTGACGCCGCGGGCCGCGCTCCCCTGCTCGCCCGCGCGCCGGAGCTGGCGCCGCATCTCGAGATGCTCGCCGCCACCGAGTCGTTCGCGCCCGGGGACTGCCGGTTCGACGCACGGGTTCCCGCCCCGACCCCGCGTGCCTGGAGCGTGACCTCGCTGGAACGGCTCGGGCGTTGCGCCCTGCAGTTCTTCTTCGCCGACGTCCTGCGCGCCCGGCCGCTCGCCGAGGAGCCGCAGCCGTTCGCCTCGAGCCTGCGCGAGACGGGGGAACGCGTGCACGCGCTGCTCGAGGGCGTGTACGCGCAGCTCGACCGGGAAGGGGCGTTCACCCGCCTCGATCCCGACGCCTTGGCGGCGCGCGGGAGGACGCTCCTCGACGACCTCTGGGAACCGACGTTCGGGGCCGCCGCCGAGCGCACCGCGCGCTCCCTTCCCCTCCTCCACGCGATCGAGACGTCGTCGTGGAGGCAGGCGCTGCGCCGTTTCGTCGAGGAGGATCTCCGGACGCTCGCCGGGGCTTCGAGCGTGCGCCTCGAGCACCTCCTCGAGCGGACCCTCGACCTGGGCGAGGATCGTGTGCTGGTCGCGCGCGGAAAGCTCGATCGCGCCGTCGAGCGCGACGCCACGCGCACGGTCGCGGACTACAAGACCTCGGGCGACCTCGAGGCGCGACTCGACGTCGAGAAGATGCTCACCGGCGAGCGCCTGCAGGTTCCCCTCTACCACCTGCTCGCCGGACGCGCGACGGTCGCGCTGCTCGGCGTGGGCCCCGCGTACGATGCCGACGGCTCGCGCCCCGCCCCCTTCGCCGGGTTCCCGGAGTCGGAGCAGGAAGCCGGGTTCCGCGAGACCCTGCGCGTCCTTTCGGACCTCCCGCGGGCCGGTGTCTTCCCGCTCCGCGAGGGGCGGCATTGCTCGTGGTGCGAGTTCCGTCCCGCCTGCCGCAAGGGGCACCCGCCGACCGCATCGCGGGAGGAGCTCGCCGCCGACGGCACCGCCTACCGCGCGGTCTCGCGCAAGCGGAAGAAAAAGCCGCTGCTGCGCGACGTCGGCGAGGACGAGTCGTGA